A region of Tolypothrix sp. NIES-4075 DNA encodes the following proteins:
- a CDS encoding N-acetylmannosamine-6-phosphate 2-epimerase, translated as MSIETLRHGLIVSCQAPVDSPLYEPTIIAAIAQAAVNNGAFGVRIDTPAHISAVRDRLKVPIIGLWKQVIAGTEVYITPQFHHASAVAKAGADIIAIDATTRNRPEGETVSDIIARIHQELGKLVMADVDTIEAAVLATKAGADIVGTTLFGYTAATKHLAPPGWELLKQMVELDIPAICEGGISSPQMARQALDLGAYAVVVGTAITGIDLQVKAYIRQLTYCDA; from the coding sequence ATGTCAATAGAAACCCTACGCCACGGACTAATTGTCTCCTGTCAAGCGCCTGTTGATTCGCCACTGTATGAACCAACGATAATTGCAGCGATCGCCCAAGCAGCTGTGAATAACGGTGCATTTGGCGTAAGAATCGATACTCCAGCGCACATCAGCGCCGTGCGCGATCGCCTGAAAGTGCCAATTATTGGGCTATGGAAGCAGGTGATAGCAGGAACTGAAGTATACATTACACCACAGTTTCATCATGCGTCTGCGGTGGCGAAAGCGGGAGCGGATATTATTGCTATTGATGCGACTACGAGAAATCGCCCTGAGGGTGAAACAGTAAGCGATATTATTGCCCGAATTCATCAGGAATTAGGCAAATTAGTAATGGCAGATGTAGATACAATCGAAGCCGCTGTTTTAGCTACAAAAGCTGGTGCTGACATTGTAGGGACAACGCTTTTTGGATACACTGCTGCAACTAAGCATCTTGCTCCCCCCGGTTGGGAACTCCTGAAGCAGATGGTAGAATTAGACATTCCCGCGATTTGTGAAGGTGGCATTTCCTCACCTCAAATGGCGCGTCAAGCTTTAGATTTAGGGGCATACGCAGTAGTCGTAGGTACTGCGATTACCGGGATAGATTTGCAAGTCAAAGCATATATCAGACAACTGACGTATTGCGATGCTTAA
- a CDS encoding two-partner secretion domain-containing protein, producing the protein MSNRWGWLLGIAIAQSISWANSAVAQITPDSTLPNNSIVTPQAQILNITGGTRAGSNLFHSFQQFSVPTGGTAFFNNALDISNIISRVTGNSISNIDGLIRANGTANVFLLNPNGIIFGNNASLNVGGSFVGSTANAIQFGTVGIFSATTPNAPTPLLTINPSALLFLQPSPAAITSSSRAPAGVNLAGVEVTGLRVPDGRSLLLVGGDVNVDGGSLKAYNGRIELAGLAAPGNVNLNFTGNILSLGVPDVAKANVSLTNGAEVNVRGSDAGSIAINAQNLSLAGASKVRAGIDTGNGTPASKAGDVDINATGTTTLTDDSFIANVLQTSSVGKGGNVNITTGSLALINGSTLNTGNFGQGDGGNINLNVRDALTLSGVGEVGSSAILSTLQAQAVGKGGNINITAGSVSSTDDAFLSASTFGQGDAGNVSILSKNAVSFSFADIFSTVEAGGVGNGGNINITAPSLSLQDGSQLQTILRNSDIENNLLGGRGNAGNVNIDVTGAVIIAGQRNGLTSGIRSFLGTGATGNAGNINIKSGSFSLADGAQLSSSTFGQGDAGNVSIQARDFVSLAGSSNIFSTVEAGGVGNGGNINITASSLSLQDGSQLQTILRNTDTQNNLLGGRGNAGNVNIDVNGAVIIAGERNGFTSGIRSFLGTGATGNAGNINIKSGSFSLADDAEISSSTFGQGNAGDVSIQARDFVSFTNADIFSIVQAGSVGNGGNINIKAGSLTLTDSAQLITQVEAANETLLGGRGNAGNVDIDVSGKVTISGVKDEFRSAILSRLRTAEIGNGGNINIKSGSFELSNGAQLSSSTFGQGNAGSVFIQASDAVSLANADIFSNVAARAVGNGGNINVQTRTLSLTDDSSLFANTFGQGNAGNISIQATDSVSLANNSRFFSNVQPGGVGNGGNINVQARTLSLTDNSSLFAGTSGQGNGGNISIQATDSVFLAGKLNGITTNVANGAAGNAGNINIQTGLFTLTDESQVAATNLGGKGLAGNILINTANDFSITRGAFVSTASSGEGNAGKITIRSGGAVLISGRGDRTSSAVTSGILNSGVGNSGDIEIQARSFSLSNDADLNTITAGRGNAGNISINTIDDFTVKNASVATFTSGQGNAGKIAIRAGGNISISEKGNLISAVGPEGIGSGGDIEIQGRNFSLSDNARLFTATIGKGDAGNFQINTSGDIIIKSGGQIRADTFGQGNAGNVSVKAGGTVSLDGVGSDGFSSGIFTQVTAEEGFVGRGEGGNINITARNLSITNRAALTSSSSGEGNAGDININTRSVRLDKQGIIAASTNSGNGGNINLTAADFLLLRRNSSISTTAGLTQSGGDGGNITINTPFIIAIPNENSDITANAFTGNGGRVNVTSQGLFGIEARSQPTPQSDITASSQFGLSGQVIINTPNVDPTQGLLKLPAGLVNTPGLIASSCAAFDKDGSSFIVTGRSGLPSSPDDFLSGDVVWSDTRAIAITAQQHPTKTSVASSPSKPKAVEIVPATGWVFNDKGEVTLISSAPNASNSGFTPPNCSQR; encoded by the coding sequence ATGAGTAACCGTTGGGGCTGGTTGTTGGGGATAGCGATCGCTCAAAGTATTTCTTGGGCAAATAGTGCTGTAGCTCAAATTACTCCAGATAGCACTTTACCGAATAATTCTATTGTTACACCGCAGGCGCAGATACTGAACATCACCGGAGGAACACGAGCGGGAAGCAACCTTTTTCACAGTTTTCAACAATTTTCCGTTCCCACTGGTGGCACCGCTTTTTTCAATAATGCTCTTGACATTAGTAACATTATCAGCAGGGTAACGGGTAATTCAATTTCCAACATTGATGGATTAATTCGCGCTAACGGCACAGCTAACGTATTTTTACTCAATCCCAACGGAATTATTTTTGGTAATAATGCCAGTTTAAATGTTGGTGGTTCCTTTGTTGGTTCTACAGCTAACGCGATTCAATTTGGAACTGTTGGCATTTTCAGCGCAACTACTCCCAATGCACCCACACCATTATTGACAATTAATCCTTCCGCATTGCTGTTTCTTCAACCTTCACCCGCAGCAATTACAAGTAGCTCAAGAGCACCCGCAGGCGTGAATTTAGCAGGTGTTGAAGTTACAGGCTTGAGAGTACCAGATGGTAGGAGTTTACTATTGGTGGGTGGCGATGTCAACGTTGATGGTGGTAGTTTAAAAGCTTATAACGGACGCATCGAATTAGCCGGATTAGCTGCACCTGGGAATGTTAATTTAAACTTTACAGGAAATATACTCAGCTTGGGTGTTCCCGATGTAGCTAAAGCGAATGTATCTTTAACTAATGGCGCTGAAGTGAATGTGCGTGGTAGTGATGCGGGTAGCATTGCCATTAATGCTCAAAACTTGAGTTTAGCAGGAGCAAGTAAAGTCAGAGCGGGGATAGATACAGGTAATGGTACACCCGCAAGCAAAGCCGGAGATGTTGACATTAATGCTACAGGAACAACAACTTTAACTGATGACAGTTTTATTGCTAATGTGCTTCAAACATCATCAGTGGGTAAAGGTGGCAACGTCAACATTACTACAGGTTCGCTTGCCCTGATTAACGGTAGTACCTTAAATACTGGTAACTTTGGACAAGGGGATGGTGGCAACATTAATCTTAATGTTCGTGATGCCCTGACTTTATCAGGTGTGGGTGAAGTCGGAAGCAGCGCCATTTTAAGCACTTTACAAGCTCAAGCTGTGGGTAAGGGAGGTAATATCAATATCACGGCTGGGTCAGTTTCCTCGACAGATGACGCTTTTCTCAGTGCTAGTACTTTTGGACAAGGAGATGCTGGTAATGTCTCGATACTCTCTAAAAATGCTGTCTCATTCTCATTTGCGGACATTTTCAGCACTGTGGAAGCGGGGGGAGTAGGCAATGGTGGTAACATCAATATCACCGCACCTTCACTCAGTTTACAAGATGGCTCTCAACTGCAAACTATACTGCGTAATAGTGATATAGAGAATAACCTTTTAGGGGGTCGGGGAAATGCAGGCAATGTCAACATTGATGTCACTGGTGCGGTGATTATAGCTGGGCAAAGAAACGGACTTACTAGTGGAATTCGCAGTTTTCTGGGCACTGGAGCGACGGGTAATGCTGGTAACATTAATATTAAATCTGGTTCCTTTTCCTTAGCAGATGGCGCTCAACTAAGTTCCAGTACATTTGGACAAGGGGATGCTGGTAATGTATCCATCCAAGCTAGGGATTTTGTTTCTCTTGCTGGTAGTAGCAATATCTTCAGCACTGTGGAAGCGGGGGGAGTAGGCAATGGTGGTAACATCAATATCACCGCGTCTTCACTCAGTTTACAAGATGGCTCTCAACTGCAAACTATACTGCGTAATACTGATACCCAGAATAATCTTTTAGGGGGTCGGGGAAATGCAGGCAATGTCAACATTGATGTCAATGGTGCGGTGATTATAGCTGGGGAAAGAAACGGATTTACTAGTGGAATTCGCAGTTTTCTGGGGACTGGAGCGACGGGTAATGCCGGTAACATTAATATTAAATCTGGTTCCTTTTCCTTAGCAGATGACGCTGAAATAAGTTCCAGTACTTTTGGGCAGGGAAATGCTGGTGATGTATCCATACAAGCTAGAGATTTTGTTTCCTTTACTAACGCTGACATTTTCAGCATTGTGCAAGCTGGAAGTGTAGGTAATGGGGGTAATATTAATATCAAAGCTGGTTCACTCACCTTGACTGATAGCGCTCAATTAATAACCCAAGTTGAAGCGGCAAATGAAACACTTCTTGGTGGGCGTGGAAATGCAGGAAATGTGGATATTGATGTTTCAGGTAAAGTCACTATCTCTGGTGTAAAAGACGAATTTCGGAGCGCAATTTTGAGCCGTTTAAGAACGGCTGAAATCGGTAATGGTGGTAACATTAATATTAAATCTGGCTCTTTTGAACTGAGTAATGGTGCTCAACTAAGTTCCAGTACTTTTGGGCAAGGAAATGCTGGTAGCGTATTCATACAAGCATCTGATGCTGTTTCCCTGGCAAATGCGGACATTTTCAGCAATGTGGCAGCTAGAGCGGTAGGTAATGGTGGAAATATCAATGTTCAAACCAGAACTCTCTCGCTAACTGATGACTCTAGTTTGTTTGCTAACACTTTTGGACAAGGAAATGCGGGAAATATATCTATACAGGCGACTGATTCTGTTTCTCTCGCAAACAATAGTAGGTTCTTCAGCAATGTGCAACCTGGAGGGGTAGGAAATGGTGGAAATATCAATGTTCAAGCCAGAACTCTGTCTCTAACTGATAACTCTAGTTTGTTTGCTGGCACCTCTGGACAAGGAAATGGTGGAAACATATCTATCCAAGCGACTGATTCTGTTTTTTTAGCAGGTAAATTAAATGGTATCACCACCAATGTGGCAAATGGAGCGGCGGGTAATGCTGGAAATATCAATATTCAAACTGGTTTGTTTACTTTAACCGATGAGTCTCAAGTTGCTGCTACCAACCTTGGGGGGAAGGGTTTAGCTGGCAATATTTTAATCAATACAGCGAATGATTTTTCTATCACTAGAGGTGCTTTTGTAAGTACTGCTAGTTCTGGGGAAGGTAATGCTGGTAAGATAACAATTCGCTCTGGTGGGGCTGTTTTGATTTCGGGACGTGGCGATCGCACAAGTAGTGCAGTTACTAGCGGTATATTAAATTCAGGGGTGGGTAATAGTGGTGATATTGAGATCCAAGCGCGTAGTTTCTCTTTGTCTAACGATGCTGACTTAAATACAATCACTGCTGGCAGAGGTAATGCTGGAAATATCTCGATTAATACGATAGATGACTTTACTGTTAAAAATGCTTCAGTGGCAACTTTTACCTCCGGACAAGGTAATGCTGGTAAGATAGCGATTCGTGCAGGGGGGAATATCTCGATTTCCGAGAAAGGGAATCTAATTAGTGCTGTCGGACCAGAAGGAATAGGTAGTGGTGGAGATATTGAGATTCAAGGACGTAACTTCTCGTTATCTGACAATGCTCGATTATTTACTGCTACTATCGGCAAAGGCGATGCTGGGAATTTTCAAATTAATACATCTGGCGATATTATTATCAAAAGTGGCGGTCAGATCAGGGCTGATACTTTTGGACAAGGGAATGCAGGAAATGTCTCAGTTAAAGCTGGTGGTACAGTTTCCCTTGATGGAGTAGGTTCTGATGGTTTTAGTAGCGGAATATTTACTCAAGTCACAGCAGAAGAAGGATTTGTAGGCAGAGGTGAGGGTGGCAACATTAATATCACTGCCCGAAATCTGTCTATAACCAACCGTGCAGCATTAACTTCTAGCAGTTCGGGAGAGGGAAACGCTGGAGATATCAATATTAATACTCGTTCTGTCCGACTAGATAAGCAAGGTATTATTGCCGCATCAACTAATTCTGGCAATGGTGGAAATATTAACTTAACAGCCGCAGATTTTTTACTGTTACGTCGTAACAGCAGTATTTCCACAACTGCGGGGTTGACTCAATCAGGTGGCGATGGTGGTAATATCACTATCAATACACCTTTCATCATTGCCATACCCAACGAAAATAGCGATATTACAGCAAATGCTTTCACCGGAAACGGTGGCAGGGTTAATGTCACTTCACAAGGCTTATTTGGCATCGAAGCGCGATCGCAACCCACACCACAAAGCGATATTACTGCTAGTTCTCAATTTGGACTCAGCGGTCAGGTAATTATCAATACCCCGAATGTAGACCCCACCCAAGGTTTACTGAAATTGCCTGCTGGTCTGGTAAATACCCCAGGACTTATTGCTTCTAGCTGTGCAGCCTTTGACAAGGATGGCAGTAGCTTCATTGTGACTGGACGTAGCGGTTTACCTTCTAGTCCAGACGATTTCCTTAGTGGTGATGTGGTGTGGTCAGATACTCGTGCGATCGCTATCACAGCACAGCAACATCCCACAAAAACATCGGTAGCCTCATCACCCTCAAAACCAAAAGCTGTAGAAATTGTACCTGCAACAGGTTGGGTATTCAACGACAAAGGGGAAGTAACGCTTATATCTTCTGCACCTAATGCCAGTAATTCCGGCTTTACTCCTCCTAATTGCTCTCAACGGTAG
- a CDS encoding helix-turn-helix domain-containing protein: MKAYSIDFREKIINAYSQGDTSIRKIASRFDVSKAFVQRLLLLKKTQGHVKPQKQGGGMKSDLDKHEIELAQMVEKYPDATLSEYCEYWGQAYDKWVSTSAMCRALQRQNLTQKKRRYVVANVPRKESKSSGVNFGKK, encoded by the coding sequence ATGAAAGCTTACTCCATCGACTTTCGAGAAAAAATAATTAACGCTTACTCTCAAGGCGATACATCAATTAGAAAAATAGCTTCTAGGTTCGATGTCAGTAAGGCTTTTGTACAAAGGTTACTTTTACTCAAAAAAACTCAAGGTCATGTAAAACCACAAAAACAAGGTGGAGGAATGAAGAGTGATTTGGATAAACATGAAATTGAGCTAGCTCAAATGGTAGAAAAATATCCAGATGCAACTTTATCTGAATATTGTGAATATTGGGGACAAGCTTACGATAAATGGGTAAGTACTAGTGCTATGTGCCGCGCGTTGCAAAGACAAAATTTGACACAAAAAAAAAGACGCTACGTAGTAGCCAATGTGCCACGGAAAGAGTCCAAAAGCTCAGGTGTGAATTTTGGGAAAAAGTGA
- a CDS encoding IS630 family transposase yields the protein MPRVAKTKFDTKKKTLRSSQCATERVQKLRCEFWEKVKAIDPENLVFIDEMGVLLGLTRTHARSPYGQRVYDLKPFYRGAKVTVIGAISLKKVLAVMTMNGSMDGNAFEVFIQKCLLPQLWAGAVVVMDNVPSHKVASIEPLIQSMGASVLYMSPYSPDFNPIELWWSQLKAFLRQFSPTTTKMVDILIATALDLINPKHLKNWFTDCCYCTS from the coding sequence GTGCCGCGCGTTGCAAAGACAAAATTTGACACAAAAAAAAAGACGCTACGTAGTAGCCAATGTGCCACGGAAAGAGTCCAAAAGCTCAGGTGTGAATTTTGGGAAAAAGTGAAAGCCATAGACCCAGAAAACTTGGTTTTCATTGATGAGATGGGTGTTTTACTTGGTTTAACACGAACTCATGCTCGCAGCCCCTATGGTCAAAGAGTGTATGATTTAAAACCATTTTATCGCGGTGCAAAAGTAACGGTTATTGGAGCCATCAGCTTAAAAAAAGTTTTAGCTGTCATGACGATGAATGGCTCAATGGATGGAAATGCATTTGAGGTGTTTATCCAAAAATGTTTGCTCCCTCAATTATGGGCAGGTGCTGTAGTTGTTATGGATAATGTGCCATCTCACAAAGTAGCTTCAATTGAACCATTGATTCAATCAATGGGTGCCAGTGTTCTTTATATGTCACCATATTCTCCGGATTTTAATCCGATTGAACTTTGGTGGTCGCAACTTAAAGCTTTTTTACGTCAATTCTCTCCAACCACAACAAAAATGGTTGATATTCTGATTGCGACCGCTCTTGATTTGATTAATCCCAAACATCTAAAAAATTGGTTTACAGACTGTTGCTACTGTACTTCATGA
- a CDS encoding metallophosphoesterase family protein, whose protein sequence is MSLKRRQFLLFSSLSALAAATPYRSIAAFVHAGKSFSRQINPKFAKKDLLLRFVSVADTGTGVKGQYDVAQAMTNYHSKNLYDLIVLAGDNIYTNGEIEKIEEVFERPYAALLKQNVKFQACLGNHDIRTANGEKQVKYPGFNMKGRYYTFSRGLVQFFALDTNDNADWKNQLSWLEQELSRSQATWKVVFGHHPVYASGVYGSNPAFIQTFTPLFQKYSVQLYINGHEHHYERTRAINGTTYIICGAGAGNRPVGKNEWTQYSTSNLSFAAYEVYADKIEVSAIGIDNRVFDRGVIPLKST, encoded by the coding sequence ATGAGCCTAAAACGCCGACAGTTTTTATTATTCTCTAGTTTGAGTGCGTTGGCGGCAGCCACTCCTTACAGGAGTATCGCCGCATTCGTTCATGCTGGCAAAAGCTTCAGTCGTCAGATTAACCCCAAGTTTGCGAAAAAAGACTTGCTATTACGTTTTGTTTCTGTAGCAGATACAGGAACCGGTGTAAAAGGACAGTATGATGTCGCTCAAGCGATGACAAATTATCACAGCAAAAATCTTTACGATTTAATCGTTTTGGCTGGAGATAACATCTACACTAATGGTGAGATTGAAAAAATAGAAGAAGTCTTTGAGCGTCCCTACGCAGCTTTGCTCAAACAAAACGTAAAATTTCAAGCTTGTTTAGGCAATCACGATATTCGCACGGCAAACGGCGAAAAGCAAGTTAAATATCCCGGCTTTAATATGAAAGGACGCTACTACACATTTAGCCGTGGACTTGTGCAGTTTTTCGCGTTAGATACCAACGACAATGCAGACTGGAAAAACCAGCTTTCTTGGTTAGAGCAAGAATTAAGTCGCTCTCAAGCAACTTGGAAGGTAGTCTTTGGTCATCATCCAGTTTATGCGTCAGGTGTTTACGGAAGTAATCCAGCTTTTATTCAAACCTTCACTCCCCTGTTTCAAAAATACAGCGTTCAGCTTTATATCAACGGTCACGAACACCATTATGAACGCACTCGTGCAATTAATGGAACGACTTATATAATTTGTGGTGCAGGTGCGGGTAATCGTCCTGTAGGCAAAAACGAATGGACTCAATATTCTACGAGCAACTTAAGTTTTGCAGCATATGAAGTGTATGCAGATAAAATAGAAGTTAGTGCGATCGGCATTGATAACCGTGTTTTTGATCGAGGGGTTATTCCTCTCAAATCAACATAA
- a CDS encoding GAF domain-containing sensor histidine kinase yields MLSSPDLSFSRILPIDVFNQLGELLQQMQFEAPRSAALVLTEAVLARIMSKSEWQKQKFTLVVSEQFSALLVGNQEENVGMCVAGSFPDLNKVSLPQRENQIEREFIPLTPDATLYASLTFNSQAIASFISQLKDLFAHDSHTYQHLERYLQIPSLNDATLQGKFTLLLLEYLLPLQNQFFTASDTNFNHVSVCQPIEDALRKQIYQERLLNQVTTQIRKSQDLQVIMATAIAQVREFLELDRLVIYKFDESRVETRLIASVQQSTLAQSKTQSQQNWQQYRGCIVYEARATDAIPSVLNYQEKNCFVPPFECWEKYRQGFTLAVDDVEKTYVLSECLLNFLRRSKVRAKLAAPIIYEDKLWGLLIANQCHDSHHWTESEINLLTSIAEQLAIAIYQSELMRSLTEEKQTLEHRVIERTMALREALVAAEAANRLKSEFLATISHELLTPLTYVIGMSSTLLRWPLGELSQRQRDYLQTIHDSGEHLLEMINDILDLSQIEAGKAVLNISEFSLTNIAQRTVESLQEKAISQQIQFKLDLQIAPQRDRFTADVSRLEQILWNLSSNAIKFTPEGGSVILRLWVEDDNAIFQVEDTGIGIPEEQLPLLFEKFQQLDTPYRRRYEGTGVGLALTKQLIELHRGRIEVESTVAIGSIFTVWIPQQPMSVVS; encoded by the coding sequence ATGCTTAGTTCTCCTGATTTGAGCTTTTCTCGAATTTTGCCAATAGATGTATTTAATCAGCTTGGAGAATTGTTGCAGCAAATGCAATTTGAAGCTCCTAGAAGTGCAGCTTTGGTACTGACAGAGGCTGTGCTGGCACGGATTATGAGCAAGAGTGAGTGGCAAAAACAAAAATTTACCTTGGTGGTTTCAGAGCAGTTTAGCGCTTTGTTGGTGGGAAACCAAGAAGAAAACGTAGGAATGTGTGTTGCGGGAAGTTTTCCTGATTTAAATAAAGTGTCTTTGCCACAAAGGGAAAATCAGATCGAGAGAGAATTTATCCCACTGACTCCGGACGCGACATTATACGCTAGTTTGACGTTTAATTCACAAGCGATCGCCTCCTTTATCTCGCAACTGAAAGATTTGTTTGCTCATGATTCTCACACTTACCAACACCTCGAACGCTATCTGCAAATTCCCAGTCTTAATGATGCCACGCTTCAAGGCAAATTCACGCTGTTGTTATTAGAATATCTGCTGCCGCTACAAAATCAGTTTTTTACAGCCTCAGATACCAACTTTAATCATGTTTCTGTCTGTCAGCCAATAGAAGATGCCCTGAGAAAACAGATTTATCAAGAACGATTATTAAATCAGGTGACAACTCAGATCCGCAAAAGCCAGGATTTGCAGGTAATTATGGCAACAGCGATCGCACAAGTGCGGGAGTTTTTGGAATTAGATAGATTGGTAATCTATAAATTTGATGAATCAAGAGTAGAGACGCGATTAATCGCGTCTGTACAACAGTCAACACTTGCCCAATCAAAGACGCAATCACAGCAGAATTGGCAACAATATAGAGGTTGTATTGTATATGAAGCGCGTGCTACAGATGCTATTCCGTCGGTATTGAATTATCAGGAAAAAAATTGCTTTGTGCCGCCTTTTGAATGTTGGGAGAAGTATCGCCAAGGCTTTACTTTAGCTGTTGATGATGTAGAAAAAACTTATGTTTTGTCAGAGTGTTTGTTGAACTTTTTAAGGAGAAGTAAAGTCCGGGCAAAGTTAGCAGCACCGATTATTTATGAGGATAAACTTTGGGGACTGTTAATTGCTAATCAGTGCCATGATTCACATCATTGGACTGAAAGTGAAATAAATTTGCTGACTTCTATCGCTGAACAATTAGCGATCGCTATTTATCAATCTGAGTTAATGCGATCGCTGACTGAAGAAAAACAAACTCTGGAACACCGAGTAATTGAGCGCACAATGGCGCTACGCGAAGCTTTAGTTGCCGCTGAAGCCGCTAATCGTCTCAAAAGTGAATTTCTCGCTACTATCAGCCATGAATTGCTCACTCCTTTGACTTATGTAATCGGTATGTCTTCCACTTTGTTACGCTGGCCCTTAGGAGAATTAAGTCAGCGACAACGAGATTATCTACAAACAATCCACGACAGCGGAGAACATTTATTAGAAATGATAAATGACATCCTCGATTTATCGCAAATAGAGGCAGGAAAAGCAGTTTTAAATATTTCGGAATTTTCTTTAACGAATATAGCTCAAAGAACTGTGGAATCGTTGCAAGAAAAAGCCATAAGCCAGCAGATACAATTTAAACTAGATTTACAAATCGCTCCTCAACGCGATCGCTTTACCGCCGATGTATCGCGACTAGAACAAATTCTCTGGAATTTGTCAAGTAACGCCATTAAATTTACTCCCGAAGGTGGCAGCGTGATTTTACGTCTTTGGGTAGAAGACGACAACGCTATCTTTCAAGTAGAAGATACTGGTATTGGCATTCCCGAAGAGCAATTGCCATTACTATTTGAAAAATTTCAACAACTAGATACACCCTACCGGCGTCGCTATGAAGGCACCGGCGTTGGTTTGGCATTAACTAAACAACTCATAGAACTTCATCGCGGTCGAATTGAAGTAGAATCAACCGTAGCCATTGGCTCAATTTTTACCGTCTGGATACCACAACAGCCGATGAGTGTGGTTAGTTAG
- a CDS encoding family 10 glycosylhydrolase → MMKKIRGVWLTTAASNVLESKANIVEAMKLLADTGFNTVFPVVWNNGYTLYPSATLKKNFGVEILPAFTGRDILAEVIEAATPLGLEVIPWFEYGFAAAYKQDGGHIIAKKPEWEGKDKNQQRLIKNDIVWMNSLDPEVQNFLLNLFLEVAKNYQIAGVQGDDRLPAMPSEGGYDNKTKVLYKNKFGEDPPLDFKNPPWLQWRADILNEFLAKLYREIKKINPKLIVSISPSPYPFGFNEYLQDVPTWINRQIVDFIHPQLYTQGLDAYKRLVDDVVDRFQQKNLSKISSGILIRSGNYQITPDTLWEFIRHNRRSGIRGEILFFFEGLKANNQALANFLKSNNYANLVYLQYGNIGSDVQELQQKLKDKGYKVGKTDGNFGSLTKSAVEKFQRDNLLEPDGVFGPESYAKLIANKL, encoded by the coding sequence ATGATGAAAAAAATTCGTGGTGTTTGGTTAACCACTGCTGCTAGTAATGTCTTGGAATCCAAAGCAAATATCGTTGAGGCAATGAAACTCTTAGCAGACACTGGATTTAATACAGTCTTTCCAGTAGTTTGGAATAATGGTTACACTCTTTATCCAAGTGCTACTTTAAAAAAGAACTTTGGAGTAGAAATTTTACCTGCCTTTACAGGGAGAGATATTCTGGCTGAAGTGATTGAAGCAGCCACACCATTAGGACTAGAGGTAATTCCTTGGTTTGAATATGGTTTTGCTGCTGCCTATAAACAAGATGGCGGGCATATCATCGCCAAAAAACCTGAATGGGAAGGTAAAGATAAAAACCAACAACGCCTCATCAAAAATGATATCGTTTGGATGAATTCCCTCGATCCAGAAGTTCAAAATTTTTTGTTAAATCTCTTTTTAGAGGTAGCAAAAAATTATCAAATAGCCGGGGTGCAAGGAGACGATCGCTTACCAGCCATGCCTTCAGAAGGAGGCTATGACAACAAAACTAAAGTATTGTATAAAAATAAATTCGGAGAAGATCCACCCTTAGACTTCAAAAATCCTCCTTGGCTTCAATGGCGGGCAGATATTTTGAATGAGTTTTTGGCAAAGTTATATCGAGAAATCAAAAAGATTAATCCAAAGTTGATTGTTTCTATTTCTCCTAGTCCTTATCCTTTTGGATTTAATGAATATTTACAAGATGTACCTACTTGGATAAATCGTCAAATTGTCGATTTCATCCATCCCCAGCTATATACACAGGGTTTAGACGCATACAAACGATTAGTTGATGATGTTGTGGATCGTTTTCAACAAAAAAACCTCTCGAAAATATCATCAGGCATTTTAATTCGCTCTGGCAACTATCAAATTACTCCTGATACCTTGTGGGAATTTATTCGCCACAATCGGCGTTCTGGAATTCGTGGCGAAATACTATTCTTTTTTGAAGGTTTGAAGGCAAATAATCAAGCTTTAGCAAACTTCCTGAAAAGCAACAATTATGCCAATTTAGTTTATCTCCAATATGGCAACATCGGGTCTGATGTTCAAGAACTCCAACAAAAACTAAAAGATAAAGGATATAAAGTTGGTAAAACAGATGGCAACTTTGGGTCATTAACAAAATCAGCAGTTGAGAAATTTCAGAGAGATAATTTACTCGAACCAGATGGAGTATTTGGTCCAGAAAGCTATGCTAAGTTGATAGCTAATAAGCTGTAA